A DNA window from Brassica napus cultivar Da-Ae chromosome A4, Da-Ae, whole genome shotgun sequence contains the following coding sequences:
- the LOC106445101 gene encoding nitrate regulatory gene2 protein-like — translation MGCAASKLDSEDTVRRCKDRRRLMKEAVYARHHLAAAHADYCRSLRLTGSALSSFAAGEPLSVSDQTPSVFLNPPPQEQSPANHTPPRVPPLLKLKQAPPITSNRRRKQQHRPKVPHILSDSSPPSSSPMSQRSNFYQNSTYSATPSHASSVWNWENFYPPSPPDSEFFDKKAQERRQKHNNPFSHDTESEKSEYDFFDSSMKKNKKQFESVNSTVDEEEAEEEETETEREEVHCSEWDVHDHYSTTSSSEEEEDEEGDDNMESVSEVGTRNLMSHRHYHHQEPSPMPQEYGIGVGKERYHDKADDATSGGGEMEMVVRHRDLKEIADSIKENFDKAAAAGDQVSKMLELGRAQLDRSFGQLKKTVIHSSSLLSSLSSTWTSKPPLAVKYRIDTTALDQPNSVKSLCSTLDRLLAWEKKLYEEIKAREGVKIEHEKKLSQLQSQEYKGEDAAKLDKTKASITRLQSLIIVTSQAVTTTSTAIIRLRDTDLVPQLVELCHGFMYMWKAMHQYHETQNSIVEQVRGLINRSSKGESTSELHRQATRDLESAVSSWHSSFTHVIKFQRDFIHSVHAWFKLTLLPVCHEDAAVKEPTDAYAFCDEWKLALDRVPDTVASEAIKSFINVVHVISAKQADEHKIKKRTDSASKELEKKASSLRNLERKYYQSYSMVGVGIPDSGPEHMLDARDPLSDKKSELEVCRRRVEEEMVKHSKAIEVTRAMTLNNLQTGLPGVFQALTSFSALFMESLQTVCTRSYSIK, via the exons ATGGGATGCGCGGCGTCGAAACTCGACAGCGAGGACACTGTACGGCGGTGCAAAGATCGCCGCCGTCTGATGAAAGAAGCCGTCTACGCTCGCCACCACCTCGCCGCCGCTCACGCCGATTACTGCCGATCGCTTCGTCTAACCGGATCCGCTCTCTCCTCGTTCGCCGCCGGCGAGCCTCTCTCCGTATCCGATCAAACTCCCTCAGTATTCCTCAATCCTCCTCCTCAAGAACAGTCTCCGGCCAATCATACCCCTCCACGTGTCCCTCCTCTTCTAAAGCTGAAGCAGGCTCCTCCGATCACCTCCAACCGACGGAGGAAACAGCAACACAGGCCCAAGGTGCCTCATATACTCTCGGACTCGAGCCCTCCTTCGTCTTCTCCGATGAGTCAGAGATCCAATTTCTACCAGAACTCGACTTACTCCGCTACTCCCTCCCACGCCTCCTCCGTCTGGAACTGGGAGAACTTCTACCCTCCGTCTCCTCCTGACTCCGAGTTCTTCGATAAGAAGGCTCAAGAGAGGAGACAGAAACATAATAATCCGTTTAGCCATGATACCGAGTCGGAGAAGTCAGAGTATGACTTCTTCGACTCGAGtatgaagaagaataagaagcaGTTTGAATCAGTGAACAGTACTGTAGATGAAGAGGAGGCTGAGGAGGAGGAGACGGAGACGGAAAGAGAGGAAGTGCATTGTAGTGAATGGGACGTTCACGATCACTACAGCACTACTAGCTCctctgaggaggaggaggacgaaGAGGGAGATGACAATATGGAGTCAGTTTCAGAGGTAGGGACACGTAATTTGATGAGTCATCGCCATTACCATCACCAAGAACCTTCACCAATGCCGCAAGAATACGGCATTGGTGTTGGAAAAGAAAGATATCATGATAAAGCTGATGATGCCACCTCCGGTGGAGGAGAGATGGAGATGGTGGTTAGGCATAGAGATTTGAAAGAGATTGCTGATTCCATCAAGGAGAATTTCGACAAGGCGGCGGCGGCTGGTGATCAAGTGTCTAAGATGCTTGAGTTAGGTAGAGCTCAGCTTGATCGGAGTTTCGGACAGTTGAAGA AAACTGTGATTCATTCGAGTAGCTTACTAAGCAGCCTGAGCTCGACATGGACCTCGAAGCCGCCGTTGGCAGTTAAGTACAGGATAGACACGACGGCTTTGGATCAACCAAACAGTGTCAAGTCTCTTTGTTCCACCCTTGACCGTCTCTTGGCATGGGAGAAGAAGCTCTACGAAGAAATCAAG GCTAGAGAAGGTGTGAAGATTGAGCATGAGAAGAAGTTATCACAGCTTCAAAGCCAAGAGTATAAAGGAGAGGATGCAGCTAAGCTAGACAAGACAAAGGCCTCTATAACGAGGCTACAGTCACTCATCATCGTTACATCTCAAGCTGTTACAACCACGTCTACTGCTATAATCCGTCTTCGTGATACCGACCTTGTTCCTCAACTCGTTGAGCTATGTCATGG CTTTATGTACATGTGGAAAGCCATGCACCAATACCACGAGACACAGAACAGCATCGTAGAGCAAGTTCGAGGGCTCATCAACAGATCAAGCAAAGGCGAGTCAACCTCTGAGCTACACCGACAAGCGACACGCGACTTAGAATCAGCCGTCTCTTCTTGGCACTCAAGTTTCACTCACGTGATCAAGTTCCAGCGTGACTTCATACACTCGGTTCACGCGTGGTTCAAACTAACACTTCTCCCCGTTTGCCACGAAGACGCTGCAGTTAAAGAGCCAACGGATGCTTACGCCTTCTGCGACGAGTGGAAACTCGCTCTCGACCGTGTTCCCGACACGGTCGCATCAGAAGCCATCAAAAGCTTCATCAACGTGGTCCACGTGATATCCGCGAAGCAAGCGGATGAACACAAGATTAAGAAGAGAACCGATTCAGCATCAAAGGAGCTGGAGAAGAAAGCTTCATCTCTCAGAAACCTAGAGAGGAAGTACTACCAGTCCTACTCAATGGTCGGTGTCGGTATACCAGATTCAGGACCTGAGCACATGTTAGACGCTAGAGACCCGCTAAGCGATAAGAAATCGGAGCTTGAGGTTTGCAGAAGAAGAGTggaggaagagatggtgaaGCATTCGAAGGCAATAGAAGTGACGAGAGCGATGACTTTGAATAACTTGCAGACAGGGTTGCCTGGTGTGTTCCAAGCTTTAACAAGTTTCTCTGCTTTGTTCATGGAGTCTCTTCAAACGGTTTGCACTCGCTCATACTCTATCAAATAG
- the LOC106445102 gene encoding uncharacterized protein LOC106445102, which yields MSSPSAVGDLLAALSYRLENGNRVLEEELNESSSSIGRAISELNRSLTLDTNGEDSGFSVLDATVSLMCFKAPQVFDSVVEFLVKTIVSVLSSSSSCKVIRYHNDEALQFGSLSLPCCSEELIEISKDIIDKLGVNGRLATLLFQAVVRSAASTSFRARKLADGRNMGVSKLLAYLPRESSIENDKIPLRILFWYQDPLSLKEDVSRILKDLVERPFLCLNKELFERGEWRDVVVCLALSPSMFINARALLHKWFLLTGLASVFDLLAALVSAVVDTVSRPTLWGIPMELASMLPFSDAYFPHQCQFLRILAGPLTSNSLVTLAHSCKPTPIKVQALDDKTEWALAINFPDWFYFASAMLFSGGSSLENIHHRYASHSQVSNIIPPCGVEGLSVAAATYIAWILNPASGTIQESLTKSLIRVSEMLRRSETTTGKRKKPASSIVDDLVREFHNKITNSFSCELDNMQNNLLVRRVVVGVLICSPYTVTDEEYELVLHYAATGKHLAVKKLRFNGFKQAKGSSKTSMLQSNEITKEEAVEGTRLVFNLTDTLESMCASSFEAEEDAHEFINQFKLRSSKYLVKCIDRMIQLHCEEDGDLILNDINIRLEQWSMKGPEDPQLKEDLDTIAAKLAFIFSPV from the exons ATGTCCTCTCCGTCTGCCGTCGGCGACCTCTTAGCCGCGCTTTCTTACCGCCTCGAGAACGGAAACCGAGTCCTCGAAGAAGAACTAAACGAGTCTTCTTCATCTATAGGACGAGCTATCTCGGAGCTTAACCGATCGCTAACTCTCGACACCAACGGCGAGGATTCTGGGTTTAGCGTTTTGGACGCGACGGTGTCTCTAATGTGCTTCAAGGCACCTCAG GTTTTTGATTCGGTGGTTGAGTTTCTGGTGAAGACTATTGTATCCGTTTTATCATCTTCAAGTAGTTGTAAGGTGATAAGGTATCACAATGATGAAGCTTTACAGTTTGGGAGCTTGAGTTTACCTTGTTGCTCTGAGGAACTGATTGAAATCTCTAAGGACATTATTGATAAGTTGGGGGTAAATG GAAGACTAGCTACTTTGCTGTTCCAAGCTGTAGTGAGATCAGCAGCTTCAACATCATTCAGAGCTAGAAAGTTAGCCGATGGAAGAAACATGGGTGTGTCTAAGCTTCTTGCTTACTTACCGAGAGAATCATCTATAGAGAATGACAAGATACCTCTGAG GATCCTGTTCTGGTATCAAGATCCATTGTCGTTGAAGGAAGACGTTTCAAGAATCTTGAAAGATTTGGTGGAGAGGCCTTTCCTTTGTCTAAACAAGGAGCTCTTCGAGAGGGGAGAGTGGCGCGATGTCGTCGTCTGCTTAGCGCTTTCTCCTTCTATGTTCATTAACGCCAGAGCTCTCTTACATAAGTGGTTTTTGCTTAC GGGACTTGCTTCAGTGTTTGACTTACTCGCCGCTTTGGTCTCTGCAGTGGTGGATACAGTTTCAAGACCAACGTTGTGGGGTATACCTATGGAACTAGCTTCCATGTTACCATTCTCTGACGCATACTTTCCTCACCAGTGTCAGTTTCTGAGAATCTTGGCTGGTCCTCTCACCTCCAACTCCCTAGTAACGTTAGCTCATAGTTGCAAGCCTACTCCAATAAAAGTCCAAGCATTAGATGACAAAACCGAATG GGCTTTGGCTATTAACTTCCCAGATTGGTTTTACTTTGCTTCAGCTATGCTCTTCTCTGGAGGAAGTTCGTTAGAGAACATTCACCATAGATACGCCTCACATTCACAAGTGAGTAACATTATACCGCCATGTGGTGTGGAAGGCCTCTCCGTTGCTGCGGCAACATACATTGCTTGGATCCTGAACCCTGCGAGTGGAACCATTCAAGAATCACTAACTAAGTCTCTCATCAGAGTCTCAGAGATGTTACGTCGTAGTGAGACTACAACTGGCAAGAGAAAGAAACCAGCTTCCAGTATTGTGGATGACCTGGTCAGAGAGTTTCACAACAAGATCACCAATTCATTTTCTTGTGAACTAGATAACATGCAAAACAATCTGTTGGTAAGAAGAGTGGTGGTTGGTGTACTGATATGCTCTCCATATACAGTAACAGACGAAGAGTATGAGCTGGTACTGCACTATGCTGCAACTGGGAAGCATCTAGCCGTCAAGAAGTTGCGGTTTAACGGATTCAAACAAGCAAAGGGAAGCTCTAAAACATCCATGTTGCAGTCAAATGAAATAACCAAGGAGGAGGCTGTTGAAGGCACACGCCTTGTTTTCAACTTAACCGACACTCTGGAGAGTATGTGTGCATCGAGCTTTGAAGCTGAAGAGGACGCACATGAGTTTATCAACCAGTTTAAGCTAAGGTCCAGCAAGTACTTGGTCAAATGCATCGACCGCATGATTCAACTTCACTGCGAAGAAGATGGAGATCTGATACTAAACGACATAAACATCAGACTGGAACAATGGTCGATGAAAGGACCAGAAGATCCGCAGCTCAAGGAAGATCTTGATACCATTGCTGCTAAACTAGCCTTCATATTCTCACCTGTGTAG
- the LOC106445103 gene encoding E3 ubiquitin-protein ligase RNF25 codes for MTEEEVAMEMEAVEAVYGDEAVIVDSYPPHLHLHIKPRTAEISSQQFVEAVVRIQAGPKYPDEPPEISLIESKGLDEERQKLLMGFVQEKSLELSSSLMLVALCEEAVERLTIMNHPDGDCPLCLYPLFPEDGESNQMPFMKLMSCFHCFHCECIIRWWNWLHTEKEADSGSSDKSLGNCPVCRKVVHASDIEHVLGLVGATQSSQQDSGEVQDPVLQSESENMRRERFEAILKTQEEKGGLVQPKKNISVVPGMYLPPPPAPASSSSNQEEAQEQGQQMEQHKEAESETNSSSSNNRRGRGRGRGGRGHSNVNRRKQNPQDPRKPTKQWVQRS; via the exons ATGACAGAGGAAGAGGTGGCGATGGAGATGGAAGCTGTGGAAGCAGTTTACGGCGATGAAGCCGTCATAGTGGATTCGTATCCTCCTCATCTTCACCTCCACATCAAGCCCCGCACCGCCGAGATCTCTTCTCAGCAG TTTGTGGAAGCTGTTGTGAGAATACAAGCTGGTCCTAAG TATCCAGACGAGCCGCCGGAGATTAGTTTGATTGAGTCAAAGGGTCTTGATGAGGAAAGGCAAAAGCTTTTGATGGGTTTTGTGCAAGAGAAATCTTTGGAACTATCATCTTCTCTAATGCTAGTTGCACTTTGTGAG GAAGCAGTAGAGAGGCTGACGATAATGAATCATCCGGATGGTGACTGTCCACTGTGTTTGTATCCGTTATTCCCTGAGGATGGTGAGAGTAATCAAATGCCCTTTATGAAGCTCATGTCTTGCTTTCATTGTTTCCACTG TGAGTGCATCATTAGGTGGTGGAATTGGCTTCACACAGAGAAAGAAGCTGATTCTGGATCTTCAGATAAAAGCTTGGGGAACTGTCCAGTGTGCCGGAAAGTTGTTCATGCGAGTGATATTGAACATGTTCTCGGCTTAGTCGGTGCAACTCAGTCATCTCAACAG GATTCTGGTGAGGTCCAAGACCCAGTGCTCCAGTCAGAGTCAGAGAACATGAGAAGAGAGCGGTTTGAGGCTATTCTAAAGACGCAGGAAGAGAAGGGTGGTCTGGTTCAACCAAAGAAAAACATATCGGTTGTGCCCGGTATGTATCTTCCTCCTCCACCAGCTCCTGCATCATCTTCatcaaaccaagaagaagctcaaGAACAAGGACAACAAATGGAACAACACAAAGAAGCTGAATCAGAGACAAACTCCAGCAGCTCCAACAACAGGAGAGGGAGAGGCAGAGGCCGAGGAGGTCGGGGACATAGTAACGTCAACAGGAGGAAGCAGAATCCTCAAGATCCAAGAAAACCTACGAAGCAGTGGGTGCAGAGGAGTTGA
- the LOC106445104 gene encoding flavanone 3-dioxygenase 3 encodes MEETNKNVLGDCFTSAMALTESGVPHVPTRYILPPSQRPVLSPSIGTGSINLPVIDLSFLHDPLLRPSVIHEIEMACKEFGFFQVTNHGISSPVVKDALHAATRFFDLPADEKMLLVSDDVHTPVRYGTSINHSTDSVHYWRDFIKHYSHPLSKWIDLWPSNPPCYKEKVGRYAEATHVLHKQLMEAISESLGLEKSYLQEEIEEGSQVMAVNCYPACPEPEIALGMPPHSDFSSLTILLQSSQGLQIKDKNNNWVCVPYIEGALIVQLGDQVEVMSNGVYKSVVHRVTVNKDVNRLSFASLHSLPMNKKISPAPQLVNEDKPAAYGDFSFNDFLEYISRNDLTKQRFIDTVKKNKF; translated from the exons ATGgaggaaacaaataaaaatgtgCTTGGTGATTGCTTTACTAGTGCTATGGCACTCACTGAGTCAGGTGTCCCTCACGTGCCTACCCGTTACATTCTTCCGCCTTCACAACGACCAGTTCTCAGTCCAAGCATTGGCACTGGTAGCATCAATCTTCCTGTCATTGATCTCTCCTTCTTACATGATCCTCTGCTTCGACCCAGTGTCATCCATGAGATTGAAATGGCTTGCAAGGAGTTTGGTTTCTTTCAG GTTACAAACCATGGAATATCATCTCCAGTGGTGAAAGATGCACTTCATGCAGCTACAAGGTTCTTTGACTTACCAGCCGATGAGAAGATGCTTCTGGTTTCCGATGATGTTCACACGCCAGTAAGATATGGCACCAGCATAAACCATTCAACAGACAGTGTTCATTACTGGAGAGACTTCATCAAACATTACTCCCATCCTCTCTCAAAGTGGATTGATCTCTGGCCATCCAACCCTCCATGCTACAA GGAAAAAGTGGGGAGATACGCAGAAGCAACGCATGTGCTACACAAGCAACTAATGGAAGCTATCTCAGAAAGTCTAGGCCTCGAGAAAAGTTACTTACAGGAAGAGATCGAAGAAGGGTCACAAGTCATGGCCGTGAACTGCTACCCAGCGTGTCCAGAACCCGAGATAGCCTTGGGAATGCCACCACACTCTGACTTTAGCTCACTGACCATCTTACTCCAAAGCAGCCAGGGGCTTCAgataaaagacaaaaacaaCAACTGGGTCTGCGTGCCGTACATAGAAGGAGCTCTGATAGTGCAGCTTGGAGATCAAGTAGAAGTGATGAGCAATGGCGTATACAAGAGCGTGGTTCATCGAGTAACAGTGAACAAAGATGTCAACCGCCTCTCTTTCGCGAGCCTTCACAGCTTGCCAATGAACAAGAAGATAAGTCCAGCACCTCAGCTCGTGAATGAAGATAAACCAGCTGCTTATGGAGATTTCAGCTTTAACGATTTTCTTGAGTATATCTCAAGAAACGATCTCACAAAGCAGAGATTCATTGATACagtcaagaagaacaagttctgA